The following are from one region of the Littorina saxatilis isolate snail1 linkage group LG2, US_GU_Lsax_2.0, whole genome shotgun sequence genome:
- the LOC138959204 gene encoding alpha-L-fucosidase-like, whose protein sequence is MQDRMKTYIAVLTIILCTCVQAHWQVVQQWAPTSPRYEPTWESLDQRPIPQWYQEAKFGIFLHWGLFSVPAVKAWLWYLWKGPNPELDIVQYMQNNYPPDWTYADFGPLFKAEFFDPFQWADIFNASGARYVVLTAKHHEGFCMWPSKYSWNWNSMDVGPNRDLVGDLASAIRAKTNLKFGLYHSLFEFFNPLYLADKKNNFTTQDFVSSKTMPELYELVNRYKPEVVWSDGNWEADSKYWNSTNFISWLYNDSPVKDTVVTNDRWGSDTNCKHGGYWTCHDKYNPGMIQKHTFEDATIMDKYGWSYRDQVQASDINTMDELTQLLAEVVSCGGNLLLNVGPTKEGRIAAIFEERLRQMGQWLGVNGEAIYATTPWIRANDTVTPGVWYTSKKSASGDTDVYAIVLDWPQNDTLTLGVPGIAAGTKVSMLGYSRPVSFTRNPQGQMVVNMPVIPFYQMPCDYAWALKLQGLANA, encoded by the exons ATGCAAGACAGAATGAAGACGTACATTGCTGTTTTGACGATAATACTTTGCACTTGTGTGCAAGCACACTGGCAAGTGGTGCAGCAGTGGGCTCCAACTAGTCCGCGCTACGAACCGACGTGGGAATCGCTTGACCAGCGTCCCATCCCGCAATGGTATCAGGAAGCCAAGTTCGGCATCTTCCTCCACTGGGGACTATTCTCCGTACCGGCCGTCAAGGCCTGGCTCTGGTACCTGTGGAAGGGGCCGAATCCGGAGTTGGACATCGTGCAATACATGCAGAACAACTACCCGCCGGACTGGACCTACGCTGACTTCGGCCCGCTCTTCAAAGCAGAGTTCTTCGACCCCTTCCAGTGGGCGGACATCTTTAACGCTTCGGGTGCCAG GTATGTGGTGCTGACAGCTAAGCACCATGAAGGATTCTGCATGTGGCCATCCAAGTATTCGTGGAACTGGAACTCCATGGATGTGGGGCCGAACAGGGATCTCGTGG GCGACCTTGCATCTGCTATACGTGCCAAGACGAACCTGAAGTTTGGGCTCTACCACTCTTTGTTCGAGTTCTTCAATCCGCTTTACCTGGCAGACAAGAAAAATAATTTTACAACTCAGGATTTTGTCAGT AGCAAGACCATGCCAGAGCTTTACGAGCTGGTGAATCGCTACAAACCAGAGGTCGTCTGGTCAGATGGAAACTGGGAGGCGGATTCTAAGTACTGGAATTCCACCAACTTCATTTCTTGGCTTTACAATGACAG TCCTGTGAAGGACACTGTGGTGACGAATGACCGATGGGGCAGTGATACAAACTGCAAACATGGTGGATACTGGACTTGTCATGACAAATACAACCCAG GGATGATCCAGAAGCACACGTTTGAAGACGCTACCATAATGGACAAGTACGGATGGAGCTACCGCGACCAAGTGCAGGCAAGCGACATTAACACCATGGATGAACTTACACAGCTGCTGGCTGAAGTTGTCAG CTGTGGTGGAAATCTCCTCCTGAACGTCGGGCCCACCAAGGAAGGCCGCATTGCAGCCATCTTTGAAGAGCGTCTACGTCAGATGGGCCAGTGGCTGGGTGTGAATGGAGAAGCTATCTATGCCACTACTCCTTGGATCCGAGCCAATGATACTGTCACACCTGGTGTTTG GTACACATCAAAGAAGTCAGCCTCTGGGGACACTGATGTGTATGCCATCGTGCTTGACTGGCCTCAGAACGATACCCTTACGCTGGGTGTGCCTGGCATTGCGGCGGGTACCAAGGTCTCCATGCTGGGCTACAGCCGCCCAGTGTCCTTCACGCGCAACCCGCAGGGCCAGATGGTGGTCAACATGCCAGTCATTCCTTTCTACCAGATGCCCTGTGACTATGCCTGGGCCTTGAAGCTTCAGGGCCTGGCCAATGCCTGA